A region of Macaca thibetana thibetana isolate TM-01 chromosome 20, ASM2454274v1, whole genome shotgun sequence DNA encodes the following proteins:
- the ZNF821 gene encoding zinc finger protein 821 isoform X1 produces the protein MSRRKQTNPNKVHWDQVFAGLEEQARQAMMKTDFPGDLGSQRQAIQQLRDQDSSSSDSEGDEEETTQDEVSSHTSEEDGGVVKVEKELENTQQPVGGNEVVEHEVTGNLNSDPLLELCQCPLCQLDCGSREQLIAHVYQHTAAVVSAKSYMCPVCGRALSSPGSLGRHLLIHSEDQRSNCAVCGARFTSHATFNSEKLPEVLNMESLPTVHNEGPSSAEGKDIAFSPPVYPAGILLVCNNCAAYRKLLEAQTPSVRKWALRRQNEPLEVRLQRLERERTAKKSRRDNETPEEREVRRMRDREAKRLQRMQETDEQRARRLQRDREAMRLKRANETPEKRQARLIREREAKRLKRRLEKMDMMLRAQFGQDPSAMAALAAEMNFFQLPVSGVELDSQLLGKMAFEEQNSSSLH, from the exons GGGATCAAGTATTTGCTGGGCTAGAAGAGCAAGCCCGCCAGGCGATGATGAAAACTGATTTTCCTGGAGACCTTGGCAGTCAGCGACAAGCTATCCAACAACTAAGAGATCAGGACTCCAGTAGCA GTGACAGTGAGGGTGATGAAGAGGAGACCACACAAGACGAAGTCTCTTCCCACACATCAGAGGAAGATGGAGGGGTGGTCAAAGTGGAGAAAGAGTTAGAAAATACACAACAGCCTGTTGGTGGGAACGAAGTGGTAGAGCACGAG GTCACAGGGAATTTGAATTCTGACCCCTTGCTTGAACTCTGCCAGTGTCCCCTCTGCCAGCTAGACTGCGGGAGCCGGGAGCAGTTGATCGCTCATGTGTACCAG CACACTGCAGCAGTGGTGAGCGCCAAGAGCTACATGTGTCCTGTCTGTGGCCGGGCCCTTAGCTCCCCGGGGTCATTGGGTCGCCACCTCTTAATCCACTCGGAGGACCAGCGTTCTAACTGTGCTGTGTGTGGAGCCCGGTTCACCAGCCATGCCACTTTTAACAG TGAGAAACTTCCTGAAGTACTCAATATGGAATCCCTACCCACAGTCCACAATGAAGGCCCCTCTAGTGCTGAGGGAAAGGACATTGCCTTTAGTCCTCCAGTATACCCTGCTGGAATTCTGCTTGTGTGCAACAACTGTGCTGCCTACCGTAAACTGCTGGAAGCCCAGACTCCCAGTGTACGCAAGTGGGCCCTACGTCGACAGAATGAGCCTTTGGAAGTACGACTGCAGCGGCTGGAACGAGAGCGCACGGCCAAGAAGAGCCGGCGGGACAATGAGACCCCTGAGGAGCGGGAGGTGAGGCGCATGAGGGACCGTGAAGCCAAGCGCTTGCAGCGCATGCAGGAGACAGATGAGCAGCGGGCACGCCGGCTGCAGCGGGATCGGGAGGCCATGAGGCTGAAGCGGGCCAACGAAACCCCGGAAAAGCGGCAGGCCCGGCTCATCCGAGAGCGAGAGGCCAAGCGGCTCAAGAGGAGACTGGAGAAAATGGACATGATGTTGCGAGCTCAGTTTGGCCAGGACCCTTCTGCCATGGCAGCCTTAGCAGCTGAAATGAACTTCTTCCAGCTGCCTGTAAGTGGGGTGGAGTTGGACAGCCAACTTCTGGGCAAGATGGCCTTTGAAGAGCAGAACAGCAGCTCTCTGCACTGA
- the ZNF821 gene encoding zinc finger protein 821 isoform X4, producing MSRRKQTNPNKVHWDQVFAGLEEQARQAMMKTDFPGDLGSQRQAIQQLRDQDSSSSDSEGDEEETTQDEVSSHTSEEDGGVVKVEKELENTQQPVGGNEVVEHEVTGNLNSDPLLELCQCPLCQLDCGSREQLIAHVYQ from the exons GGGATCAAGTATTTGCTGGGCTAGAAGAGCAAGCCCGCCAGGCGATGATGAAAACTGATTTTCCTGGAGACCTTGGCAGTCAGCGACAAGCTATCCAACAACTAAGAGATCAGGACTCCAGTAGCA GTGACAGTGAGGGTGATGAAGAGGAGACCACACAAGACGAAGTCTCTTCCCACACATCAGAGGAAGATGGAGGGGTGGTCAAAGTGGAGAAAGAGTTAGAAAATACACAACAGCCTGTTGGTGGGAACGAAGTGGTAGAGCACGAG GTCACAGGGAATTTGAATTCTGACCCCTTGCTTGAACTCTGCCAGTGTCCCCTCTGCCAGCTAGACTGCGGGAGCCGGGAGCAGTTGATCGCTCATGTGTACCAG TGA
- the ZNF821 gene encoding zinc finger protein 821 isoform X3 codes for MCPVCGRALSSPGSLGRHLLIHSEDQRSNCAVCGARFTSHATFNSEKLPEVLNMESLPTVHNEGPSSAEGKDIAFSPPVYPAGILLVCNNCAAYRKLLEAQTPSVRKWALRRQNEPLEVRLQRLERERTAKKSRRDNETPEEREVRRMRDREAKRLQRMQETDEQRARRLQRDREAMRLKRANETPEKRQARLIREREAKRLKRRLEKMDMMLRAQFGQDPSAMAALAAEMNFFQLPVSGVELDSQLLGKMAFEEQNSSSLH; via the exons ATGTGTCCTGTCTGTGGCCGGGCCCTTAGCTCCCCGGGGTCATTGGGTCGCCACCTCTTAATCCACTCGGAGGACCAGCGTTCTAACTGTGCTGTGTGTGGAGCCCGGTTCACCAGCCATGCCACTTTTAACAG TGAGAAACTTCCTGAAGTACTCAATATGGAATCCCTACCCACAGTCCACAATGAAGGCCCCTCTAGTGCTGAGGGAAAGGACATTGCCTTTAGTCCTCCAGTATACCCTGCTGGAATTCTGCTTGTGTGCAACAACTGTGCTGCCTACCGTAAACTGCTGGAAGCCCAGACTCCCAGTGTACGCAAGTGGGCCCTACGTCGACAGAATGAGCCTTTGGAAGTACGACTGCAGCGGCTGGAACGAGAGCGCACGGCCAAGAAGAGCCGGCGGGACAATGAGACCCCTGAGGAGCGGGAGGTGAGGCGCATGAGGGACCGTGAAGCCAAGCGCTTGCAGCGCATGCAGGAGACAGATGAGCAGCGGGCACGCCGGCTGCAGCGGGATCGGGAGGCCATGAGGCTGAAGCGGGCCAACGAAACCCCGGAAAAGCGGCAGGCCCGGCTCATCCGAGAGCGAGAGGCCAAGCGGCTCAAGAGGAGACTGGAGAAAATGGACATGATGTTGCGAGCTCAGTTTGGCCAGGACCCTTCTGCCATGGCAGCCTTAGCAGCTGAAATGAACTTCTTCCAGCTGCCTGTAAGTGGGGTGGAGTTGGACAGCCAACTTCTGGGCAAGATGGCCTTTGAAGAGCAGAACAGCAGCTCTCTGCACTGA
- the ZNF821 gene encoding zinc finger protein 821 isoform X2, with protein MSRRKQTNPNKVHCDSEGDEEETTQDEVSSHTSEEDGGVVKVEKELENTQQPVGGNEVVEHEVTGNLNSDPLLELCQCPLCQLDCGSREQLIAHVYQHTAAVVSAKSYMCPVCGRALSSPGSLGRHLLIHSEDQRSNCAVCGARFTSHATFNSEKLPEVLNMESLPTVHNEGPSSAEGKDIAFSPPVYPAGILLVCNNCAAYRKLLEAQTPSVRKWALRRQNEPLEVRLQRLERERTAKKSRRDNETPEEREVRRMRDREAKRLQRMQETDEQRARRLQRDREAMRLKRANETPEKRQARLIREREAKRLKRRLEKMDMMLRAQFGQDPSAMAALAAEMNFFQLPVSGVELDSQLLGKMAFEEQNSSSLH; from the exons GTGACAGTGAGGGTGATGAAGAGGAGACCACACAAGACGAAGTCTCTTCCCACACATCAGAGGAAGATGGAGGGGTGGTCAAAGTGGAGAAAGAGTTAGAAAATACACAACAGCCTGTTGGTGGGAACGAAGTGGTAGAGCACGAG GTCACAGGGAATTTGAATTCTGACCCCTTGCTTGAACTCTGCCAGTGTCCCCTCTGCCAGCTAGACTGCGGGAGCCGGGAGCAGTTGATCGCTCATGTGTACCAG CACACTGCAGCAGTGGTGAGCGCCAAGAGCTACATGTGTCCTGTCTGTGGCCGGGCCCTTAGCTCCCCGGGGTCATTGGGTCGCCACCTCTTAATCCACTCGGAGGACCAGCGTTCTAACTGTGCTGTGTGTGGAGCCCGGTTCACCAGCCATGCCACTTTTAACAG TGAGAAACTTCCTGAAGTACTCAATATGGAATCCCTACCCACAGTCCACAATGAAGGCCCCTCTAGTGCTGAGGGAAAGGACATTGCCTTTAGTCCTCCAGTATACCCTGCTGGAATTCTGCTTGTGTGCAACAACTGTGCTGCCTACCGTAAACTGCTGGAAGCCCAGACTCCCAGTGTACGCAAGTGGGCCCTACGTCGACAGAATGAGCCTTTGGAAGTACGACTGCAGCGGCTGGAACGAGAGCGCACGGCCAAGAAGAGCCGGCGGGACAATGAGACCCCTGAGGAGCGGGAGGTGAGGCGCATGAGGGACCGTGAAGCCAAGCGCTTGCAGCGCATGCAGGAGACAGATGAGCAGCGGGCACGCCGGCTGCAGCGGGATCGGGAGGCCATGAGGCTGAAGCGGGCCAACGAAACCCCGGAAAAGCGGCAGGCCCGGCTCATCCGAGAGCGAGAGGCCAAGCGGCTCAAGAGGAGACTGGAGAAAATGGACATGATGTTGCGAGCTCAGTTTGGCCAGGACCCTTCTGCCATGGCAGCCTTAGCAGCTGAAATGAACTTCTTCCAGCTGCCTGTAAGTGGGGTGGAGTTGGACAGCCAACTTCTGGGCAAGATGGCCTTTGAAGAGCAGAACAGCAGCTCTCTGCACTGA
- the ATXN1L gene encoding ataxin-1-like, which produces MKPVHERSQECLPPKKRDLPVTSEDMGRTTSCSANHTPSSDASEWSRGVVVAGQSQAGTRVSLGGDGAEAITGLTVDQYGMLYKVAVPPATFSPTGLPSVVNMSPLPPTFNVASSLIQHPGIHYPPIHYAQLPSTSLQFIGSPYSLPYAVPPNFLPSPLLSPSANLATSHLPHFVPYASLLAEGATPPPQAPSPAHSFNKAPSATSPPGQLPHHSSTQPLDLAPGRMPIYYQMSRLPAGYTLHETPPAGASPVLTPQESQSALEAAAANGGQRPRERNLVRRESEALDSPNSKGEGQGLVPVVECVVDGQLFSGSQTPQVEVAAPAHRGTPDTDLEVQRVVGALASQDYRVVAAQRKEEPSPLNLSHHPPDHQGEGRGSARNPAELAEKNQARGFYPQSHQEPVKHRPLPKAMVVANGNLVPTGTDSGLLPVGSEILVASSLDVQARATFPDKEPTPPPITSSHLPSHFMKGAIIQLATGELKRVEDLQTQDFVRSAEVSGGLKIDSSTVVDIQESQWPGFVMLHFVVGEQQSKVSIEVPPEHPFFVYGQGWSSCSPGRTTQLFSLPCHRLQVGDVCISISLQSLNSNSVSQASCAPPGQLGPPRARPERTVLGPRELCDSEGKSQPAGEGSHVVEPSQPEPGAQACWPTPSFQRYGMQGEEARAALLRPSFIPQEVKLSIEGRSNAGK; this is translated from the coding sequence ATGAAACCTGTTCATGAGAGGAGTCAGGAATGCCTTCCACCAAAGAAACGAGACCTCCCCGTGACCAGCGAGGATATGGGGAGAACTACCAGCTGCTCCGCTAACCACACACCCTCCAGTGATGCTTCTGAATGGTCCCGAGGGGTTGTGGTGGCTGGGCAGAGCCAGGCAGGAACCAGAGTCAGCCTGGGGGGTGATGGAGCTGAGGCCATCACCGGTCTGACAGTGGACCAGTATGGCATGCTGTATAAGGTGGCTGTGCCACCTGCCACCTTCTCACCAACTGGCCTCCCGTCTGTGGTGAATATGAGCCCCTTGCCCCCGACGTTTAATGTAGCGTCTTCACTAATTCAACATCCAGGCATCCACTATCCCCCAATCCACTATGCTCAGCTTCCATCCACCTCACTGCAGTTCATTGGGTCTCCTTATAGCCTTCCCTATGCTGTGCCACCTAATTTCCTACCGAGTCCCCTCCTGTCTCCTTCTGCCAACCTTGCCACCTCTCACCTTCCACACTTTGTGCCATATGCCTCACTTCTGGCAGAAGGAGCCACTCCTCCCCCACAggctccctccccagcccactcATTTAACAAAGCTCCCTCTGCCACCTCCCCACCTGGGCAATTGCCACATCATTCAAGTACTCAGCCGCTGGACCTTGCTCCAGGTCGGATGCCCATTTATTATCAGATGTCCAGGCTACCTGCTGGGTATACTTTGCATGAAACCCCTCCAGCAGGTGCCAGCCCAGTTCTTACCCCTCAGGAGAGCCAGTCTGCTCTGGAAGCAGCTGCTGCAAATGGAGGACAGAGACCGCGAGAACGAAATTTAGTAAGACGGGAAAGTGAAGCCCTTGACTCCCCCAACAGCAAGGGTGAAGGCCAGGGACTGGTGCCAGTGGTAGAATGTGTGGTGGATGGACAGTTGTTTTCAGGTTCTCAGACTCCACAGGTGGAGGTAGCGGCACCAGCACACCGGGGGACCCCGGACACCGACCTTGAGGTCCAGCGAGTGGTTGGCGCTTTAGCTTCTCAGGACTATCGTGTGGTGGCAGCTCAGAGGAAAGAGGAACCCAGCCCCCTCAACCTATCCCATCATCCCCCTGACCATCAGGGTGAGGGGCGAGGGTCAGCCAGGAACCCTGCAGAGCTGGCAGAGAAAAATCAAGCCCGTGGGTTCTACCCTCAGTCCCATCAGGAACCAGTAAAACATAGACCTTTACCCAAAGCAATGGTTGTAGCCAATGGCAACCTGGTGCCCACTGGAACTGACTCAGGCCTGCTGCCTGTGGGCTCGGAGATCCTGGTAGCATCAAGTCTGGACGTGCAGGCCAGAGCCACCTTCCCAGACAAAGAGCCAACGCCGCCCCCCATTACCTCCTCCCACTTGCCTTCCCATTTCATGAAAGGCGCCATCATCCAGCTGGCTACGGGAGAGCTGAAGCGGGTGGAGGACCTCCAGACCCAGGATTTTGTGCGCAGTGCCGAAGTGAGTGGGGGGCTGAAGATTGACTCTAGCACGGTCGTGGACATTCAGGAGAGCCAATGGCCTGGATTTGTCATGCTACATTTTGTGGTTGGTGAGCAGCAGAGCAAAGTGAGCATCGAGGTGCCCCCTGAGCACCCCTTCTTTGTATATGGCCAGGGTTGGTCCTCTTGCAGCCCTGGGCGGACGACACAACTCTTCTCTCTGCCCTGCCATCGGCTACAGGTGGGAGATGTCTGCATCTCTATCAGTTTACAGAGCTTGAACAGTAACTCAGTTTCTCAGGCCAGCTGTGCTCCCCCAGGCCAGCTGGGTCCCCCCCGAGCAAGGCCTGAGAGGACGGTCTTGGGACCCAGAGAGCTATGTGACAGTGAGGGGAAGAGCCAGccggcaggagagggctcccatGTGGTAGAGCCTTCCCAGCCTGAGCCTGGTGCTCAGGCCTGCTGGCCAACCCCGAGCTTCCAAAGATACGGCATGCAAGGGGAGGAGGCACGGGCTGCGCTGCTCCGTCCCTCTTTCATTCCACAGGAGGTAAAGCTGTCCATTGAAGGGCGTTCCAATGCGGGAAAATGA